The Terriglobia bacterium genome window below encodes:
- a CDS encoding SIR2 family protein, whose amino-acid sequence MKDANQGEKKAIFDGLINLFSQNRHGWLVFFGTGTSCALDRGFGMLALEEHLRDELRGDRDWSQVESQLDAGGSLERALTGIGLSEETKSKIREVTGSYVASIDLAARNDLLLGRKRWVGDRLIKALTQSLAPRNPRLPVVTSNYDMLIEYSCASQDIRYTTGFVGDVIRVWSWEGAQDSLNQCRVSRRRSQDLVLTNPVRRVELFKVHGSVNRFNDLSKNRQVECDLWTMTPPEGFQRVIAPPGDQKYEEYAGNIETAAGARQAEGRASAFIMAGYGFNDPLLHQRIEGRVRQHDCPLVVLTRSVRNDKVERLHELGKRVWILVASRTGSEVSDDTHTVVYPPGNARPVILENERLWSCDSFAERILGG is encoded by the coding sequence ATGAAGGATGCAAACCAGGGTGAGAAGAAAGCCATTTTCGATGGGTTGATCAATCTGTTCAGTCAGAATCGCCACGGGTGGCTAGTGTTCTTTGGAACGGGGACATCCTGCGCCCTGGATCGTGGGTTCGGGATGTTGGCTCTTGAGGAGCACTTGCGGGACGAACTCCGCGGCGATAGAGATTGGAGCCAGGTCGAATCCCAACTGGACGCGGGAGGTTCTCTAGAACGAGCGCTCACGGGCATTGGTCTTAGCGAGGAGACGAAGTCGAAGATCCGGGAGGTGACCGGATCGTACGTCGCTAGTATCGACCTTGCAGCTCGCAACGACCTGTTGCTAGGAAGAAAGCGGTGGGTCGGCGACCGCCTAATCAAGGCCCTTACTCAAAGCCTCGCGCCGCGGAATCCCCGCTTGCCGGTGGTTACGTCAAACTATGACATGCTGATCGAGTACTCCTGTGCATCCCAAGACATTCGGTACACCACTGGATTCGTTGGCGATGTGATTCGAGTATGGAGTTGGGAAGGCGCACAAGACAGCCTGAATCAATGTCGCGTAAGTCGAAGGCGGTCGCAGGACTTGGTCCTTACGAATCCTGTTCGTCGAGTGGAGCTGTTCAAGGTGCATGGATCGGTTAACAGATTCAACGACCTGTCGAAGAACCGACAGGTGGAGTGCGATTTGTGGACTATGACGCCCCCGGAGGGCTTCCAGCGTGTGATCGCGCCTCCGGGAGATCAGAAATACGAAGAATATGCTGGCAACATCGAAACTGCCGCCGGGGCCAGGCAGGCAGAGGGTAGAGCCTCAGCATTCATCATGGCGGGATATGGATTCAACGACCCTCTTCTCCATCAACGGATTGAGGGGCGGGTTCGCCAGCACGATTGTCCCTTGGTGGTACTAACTCGGAGCGTCAGGAATGACAAAGTCGAGCGACTGCACGAATTAGGCAAACGAGTATGGATACTCGTAGCATCGCGAACTGGCAGCGAGGTCTCCGACGATACCCACACCGTGGTCTACCCGCCCGGGAACGCGAGGCCCGTGATTCTGGAAAATGAACGACTGTGGAGTTGCGACAGCTTTGCGGAGCGGATACTGGGAGGCTAA